The following are encoded together in the Vanrija pseudolonga chromosome 7, complete sequence genome:
- the mcmbp gene encoding Mini-chromosome0 maintenance complex-binding protein: MLSVEQITRIALRENDGQAPSDVEAYIAAVEAALSKPDEIPAFTPTSRPLSVVRFRCLLQDTGYPAEVYLPDEAPAGEQVDWSKLRERWVGWAVEVPGEQPWSKLGSDLSSQLASLGLDAALPPVIKGKYPFAQDSYTGALLKIYDDASFRPASAYDVVGIVSSAPVPTPYSGDEDAEAPLAPAIHVLTTPVQAYPPAPGPTPVGDSSVRARLVSYLASAFSPPDEAAGELLLLTLIASPATRPVGLAPLGTLSVNLLRQPVPSASLHAILASVSPTFIALKLTLELLHARAFRPSSSDGTSLTPGLLQLAPGTLLALDESGLGEGGQLRELAVKNVQALGEAIGEQVVKYEYPFMDGLKMETAVRAVIESEGKSLLPADVHVPVTLAAGAAVASDADLAEFRAYLAYHGSSGQAAKIVIPDEVGTAIQDGFVEERKAAGAGSVEAAEARLRRRMKLARLVALTYPDATLATERWEQTVRLDNEVDARLAKREEERRNTKLGAPTANGTAAST, encoded by the exons ATGTTGTCAGTCGAGCAGATCACAAGGATAGCCCTCAGGGAGAATGACGGGCAGG ccccgtccgacgtcgaggcgtacatcgcggcggtggaggccgcGCTGAGCAAGCCCGACGAG ATCCCTGCATTCacaccgacctcgcgcccCCTCTCGGTCGTCCGCTTCCGCTGCCTCCTCCAGGACACGGGCTACCCCGCCGAGGTGTACCTCCCCGACGAGGCCCCGGCGGGGGAGCAGGTTGACTGGagcaagctgcgcgagcgctgGGTCGGATGGGCTGTCGA GGTACCTGGCGAGCAGCCGTGGTCAaagctcggcagcgacctcTCCTCGCAActcgcctcgctcggcctcgacgccgccctcccgCCCGTGATCAAGGGCAAGTACCCCTTCGCGCAGGACAGCTACACGGGCGCCCTGCTCAAGAtctacgacgacgcgtcgttccgccccgcgtcggcgtacgacgtcgtcggcatcgtgaGCTCTGCGCCCGTGCCGACACCGTactcgggcgacgaggacgccgaggcgccgctcgcgcccgcgaTCCACGTCCTCACTACCCCCGTGCAGGCGTACCCGCCCGCACCTGGCCCCACGCCTGTGGGAGACAGCAGCGTGCGTGCCCGCCTCGTGTCgtacctcgcctcggcgttctccccgcccgacgaggcggccggcgagctgctgctgctcacgCTCATTGCGTCGCCGGCCACCCGGCCCGTGggcctcgccccgctcggcacgctcaGCGTCAATCTTCTCCGCCAGCCTGTGCCCTCTGCGAGCCTGCACGCCATCCTGGCGTCCGTGTCCCCGACGTTCATCGCGCTCAAGCTcacgctcgagctgctgcatgcgcgcgcgttccgcccgtcctcgagcgacgGCACGTCCCTTACCCCGGGCCTGTTGCAGCTCGCACCGGGaacgctcctcgcgctcgacgagagcgggctcggcgagggcggccagctgcgcgagctcgcagTCAAGAATGtgcaggcgctcggcgaggccatcggcgagcaggtcgtcaaGTACGAGTATCCGTTCATGGACGGGCTCAAGATGGAgacggcggtgcgcgcggtCATTGAGAGCGAGGGCAAGAGTTTGCTTCCTGCGGATGTACATGTGCCAGTCACGCTtgcggctggcgctgcggTGGCCAGCGACGCTGACCTCGCGGAGTTCCGCGCGTACCTCGCGTACCACGGCTCCAGCGGGCAGGCGGCCAAGATTGTCATTcccgacgaggtcggcacGGCGATCCAGGATGGGTttgtcgaggagcgcaaggctgccGGTGCGGGCAGTGTCGAGGCGGCAGAGGCACGTCTCCGGCGCCGTATGAAGCTCGCGAG actcgtcgcgctcacCTACCCCGACGCCACGCTCGCGACCGAGCGCTGGGAGCAGACTGTCCGCCTCGacaacgaggtcgacgcacgcctcgccaagcgcgaggaggagaggagaaATACAAAGCTTGGCGCGCCGACTGCCAACGGCACAGCAGCATCAACATAG
- the VMA2_1 gene encoding V-type proton ATPase subunit B — MPGPQISDAELAAINAAAAVKSYEVKPRLDYRTVSAVNGPLVVLDNVSFPSYNEIVQLTLPDGSVRGGQVLEVSGKKAIVQVFEGTSGVDTSATRISFSGSSMKLAVSEDMLGRVFNGSGNPIDKGPRVWAEDYLDINGSPINPYSRIYPEEMIQTGISTIDTMNSIARGQKIPIFSAAGLPHNEIAAQICRQAGLVKQPGATKGVHDGHEDNFSIVFAAMGVNMETARFFMQDFAESGAISNSTLFINLASDPTIERIITPRLALTTAEYFAYQLEKHVLVVMTDMSSYADALREVSAAREEVPGRRGYPGYLYTDLSTLYERAGRVEGRNGSITQIPILTMPNDDITHPIPDLTGYITEGQIFVDRQLSNRQIYPPINVLPSLSRLMKSAIGEKLTRKDHGDVSNQLYAKYAVGKDAASMKAVVGEEALSADDKLALEFLDRFEKEFVGQGAYESRTIFESLDIAWDLLRIFPKESLNRISPKILAEFYSRKAKEVSDKSAAKKPEENLIDA, encoded by the exons gg TccccttgtcgtcctcgacaatgtcTCG TTCCCTTCGTACAACGAAATCGTCCAGCTCACCCTGCCTGACGgctcggtgcgcggcggccaggtgCTCGAAGTGAGCGGCAAGAAGGCCATTGTGCAGGTCTTCGAGGGCACGTCGGGCGTCGACACGTCGGCCACGCGCATCTCGttctcgggctcgtcgatgAAGCTCGCCGTGTCCGAGGACATGCTCGGCCGTGTGTTCAACGGCTCGGGTAACCCCATTGACAAGGGACCGCGTGTCTGGGCCGAGGACTACCTCGACATTAACG GCTCGCCCATCAACCCCTACTCGCGCATCTACCCCGAGGAGATGATCCAGACGGGCATCTCGACCATCGACACGATGAACTCGATTGCGCGTGGCCAGAAGATCCCCAtcttctccgccgccg GTCTCCCGCACAACGAGATTGCCGCGCAGATCTGTCGCCaggccggcctcgtcaaGCAGCCCGGCGCGACCAAGGGCGTGCACGACGGCCACGAGGACAACTTCTCGATCGTCTTCGCCGCCATGGGTGTCAACATGGAGACTGCGCGTTTCTTCATGCAGGACTTTGCCGAGTCGGGCGCCATCTCCAACTCGACGCTGTTCATCAACCTCGCCTCCGACCCCACCATCGAGCGTATCATCACCCCCCGTCTCGCCCTCACCACGGCCGAGTACTTTGCCTACCAGCTCGAGAagcacgtcctcgtcgtcatgaCCGACATGTCGTCGTACGCCGACGCTCTTCGTGAGGTCTCGGCCGCACGAGAGGAGGTCCCCGGTCGTCGTGGTTACCCCGGTTACCTCTACACCGACTTGTCGACCCTCTACGAGCGTGCCGGTCGTGTCGAGGGCCGCAACGGTTCCATTACCCAGATTCCTATTCTTACCATGCCCAACGACGACATCACCCACCCTATTCCTGACCTTACGGGTTACATTACTG AGGGCCAGATCTTCGTCGACCGTCAGCTCTCCAACCGTCAGATCTACCCCCCGATCAACGTCCTCCCCTCGCTCTCGCGTCTCATGAAGAGCGCCATCGGCGAGAAGCTTACCCGCAAGGACCACGGTGACGTGTCCAACCAGCTCTACGCCAAGTACGCTGTCGGCAAGGACGCCGCCTCGATGaaggccgtcgtcggtgaggaggccctgtcggccgacgacaagctTGCCCTCGAATTCCTCGACCGCTTCGAGAAGGAGTTTGTCGGCCAGGGCGCCTACGAGTCGCGCACCATCTTCGAGTCGCTCGACATTGCCTGGGACCTGCTCCGCATCTTCCCCAAGGAGTCTCTTAACCGTATCAGCCCCAAGATTCTCGCAGAGTTCTACTCTCGCAAGGCAAAGGAGGTGTCCGACAAGTCggccgccaagaagcccGAGGAGAACCTGATAGATGCTTAG
- the VMA2_1 gene encoding uncharacterized protein, which yields MLLRRAKLCISPLLLALGEACVDLVVEADSLLPALGRERGVGLHTAPETCLCRLDTARTGSLALLDKPILDRRADLVGNDNLGRLPAGAVVREVRAELREVSVAGHRSASRKRDWHMYIRRKQTLALALNDRAHRRLHLEPVHERILVLDDLLADGLAERLHILDCELAQLAALAEPALVEREERSRCELQQARGKGRAVARGRAERARMQQLERELERDERRGHGRQDGVQARRGHRLAEKIDAERAERGEAHGPGGRRRNEREQQQLAGRLVGRGERRGEVRHEAGTHAAVSHRRGARCGRVRLHGGSEDVDRGRERRLGVLVARVRCRHGRRAHDADDVVRRRGAERRVVVDLEQGARVAVLREGVLALDHGREGGVEAERGELRGEVAAEL from the exons ATGCTGCT TCGGCGCGCCAAGCTTTGTATttctcctctcctcctcgcgcttggcgaggcgtgcgtcgacctcgttgtCGAGGCGGACAGTCTGCTCCCAGCGCTCGGTCGCGAGCGTGGCGTCGGG CTTCATACGGCGCCGGAGACGTGCCTCTGCCGCCTCGACACTGCCCGCACCggcagccttgcgctcctcgacaaACCCATCCTGGATCGCCgtgccgacctcgtcgggAATGACAATCTTGGCCGCCTGCCCGCTGGAGCCGTGGTACGCGAGGTACGCGCGGAACTCCGCGAGGTCAGCGTCGCTGGCCAccgcagcgccagccgcaAGCGTGACTGGCACATGTACATCCGCAGGAAGCAAACTCTTGCCCTCGCTCTCAATGaccgcgcgcaccgccgtcTCCATCTTGAGCCCGTCCATGAACGGATACTCGTACttgacgacctgctcgccgatggcctcgccgagcgcctgcaCATTCTTGActgcgagctcgcgcagctggccgccctcgccgagcccgctctcgtcgagcgcgaggagcgttCCCGGTGCGAGCTGCAACAGGCCCGGGGTAAGGGACGTGCcgtcgctcgaggacgggcggaacgcgcgcgcatgcagcagctcgagcgtgAGCTTGAGCGCGATGAACGTCGGGGACACGGACGCCAGGATGGCGTGCAGGCTCGCAGAGGGCACAGGCTGGCGGAGAAGATTGACGCtgagcgtgccgagcggggcgaggccCACGGGCCGGGTGGCCGGCGACGCAATGAGcgtgagcagcagcagctcgccggccgcctcgtcgggcggggagaacgccgaggcgaggtacGACACGAGGCGGGCACGCACGCTGCTGTCTCCCACAGGCGTGGGGCCAGGTGCGGGCGGGTACGCCTGCACGGGGGTAGTGAGGACGTGGAtcgcgggcgcgagcggcgcctcggcgtcctcgtcgcccgagtACGGTGTCGGCACGGGCGCAGAGCtcacgatgccgacgacgtcgtacgccgacgcggggcggaacgacgcgtcgtcgtagaTCTTGAGCAGGGCGCCCGTGTAGCTGTCCTGCGCGAAGGGGTACTTGCCCTTGATCACGGGcgggagggcggcgtcgaggccgagcgaggcgagTTGCGAGGAgaggtcgctgccgagcttTGA
- the VMA2_1 gene encoding V-type proton ATPase subunit B, which translates to MPGPQISDAELAAINAAAAVKSYEVKPRLVPLSSSTMSRYVGLHERHRAKLTLPQFPSYNEIVQLTLPDGSVRGGQVLEVSGKKAIVQVFEGTSGVDTSATRISFSGSSMKLAVSEDMLGRVFNGSGNPIDKGPRVWAEDYLDINGSPINPYSRIYPEEMIQTGISTIDTMNSIARGQKIPIFSAAGLPHNEIAAQICRQAGLVKQPGATKGVHDGHEDNFSIVFAAMGVNMETARFFMQDFAESGAISNSTLFINLASDPTIERIITPRLALTTAEYFAYQLEKHVLVVMTDMSSYADALREVSAAREEVPGRRGYPGYLYTDLSTLYERAGRVEGRNGSITQIPILTMPNDDITHPIPDLTGYITEGQIFVDRQLSNRQIYPPINVLPSLSRLMKSAIGEKLTRKDHGDVSNQLYAKYAVGKDAASMKAVVGEEALSADDKLALEFLDRFEKEFVGQGAYESRTIFESLDIAWDLLRIFPKESLNRISPKILAEFYSRKAKEVSDKSAAKKPEENLIDA; encoded by the exons TccccttgtcgtcctcgacaatgtcTCGGTACGTCGGGCTGCACGAACGGCACCGAGCAAAGCTCACGCTACCCCAGTTCCCTTCGTACAACGAAATCGTCCAGCTCACCCTGCCTGACGgctcggtgcgcggcggccaggtgCTCGAAGTGAGCGGCAAGAAGGCCATTGTGCAGGTCTTCGAGGGCACGTCGGGCGTCGACACGTCGGCCACGCGCATCTCGttctcgggctcgtcgatgAAGCTCGCCGTGTCCGAGGACATGCTCGGCCGTGTGTTCAACGGCTCGGGTAACCCCATTGACAAGGGACCGCGTGTCTGGGCCGAGGACTACCTCGACATTAACG GCTCGCCCATCAACCCCTACTCGCGCATCTACCCCGAGGAGATGATCCAGACGGGCATCTCGACCATCGACACGATGAACTCGATTGCGCGTGGCCAGAAGATCCCCAtcttctccgccgccg GTCTCCCGCACAACGAGATTGCCGCGCAGATCTGTCGCCaggccggcctcgtcaaGCAGCCCGGCGCGACCAAGGGCGTGCACGACGGCCACGAGGACAACTTCTCGATCGTCTTCGCCGCCATGGGTGTCAACATGGAGACTGCGCGTTTCTTCATGCAGGACTTTGCCGAGTCGGGCGCCATCTCCAACTCGACGCTGTTCATCAACCTCGCCTCCGACCCCACCATCGAGCGTATCATCACCCCCCGTCTCGCCCTCACCACGGCCGAGTACTTTGCCTACCAGCTCGAGAagcacgtcctcgtcgtcatgaCCGACATGTCGTCGTACGCCGACGCTCTTCGTGAGGTCTCGGCCGCACGAGAGGAGGTCCCCGGTCGTCGTGGTTACCCCGGTTACCTCTACACCGACTTGTCGACCCTCTACGAGCGTGCCGGTCGTGTCGAGGGCCGCAACGGTTCCATTACCCAGATTCCTATTCTTACCATGCCCAACGACGACATCACCCACCCTATTCCTGACCTTACGGGTTACATTACTG AGGGCCAGATCTTCGTCGACCGTCAGCTCTCCAACCGTCAGATCTACCCCCCGATCAACGTCCTCCCCTCGCTCTCGCGTCTCATGAAGAGCGCCATCGGCGAGAAGCTTACCCGCAAGGACCACGGTGACGTGTCCAACCAGCTCTACGCCAAGTACGCTGTCGGCAAGGACGCCGCCTCGATGaaggccgtcgtcggtgaggaggccctgtcggccgacgacaagctTGCCCTCGAATTCCTCGACCGCTTCGAGAAGGAGTTTGTCGGCCAGGGCGCCTACGAGTCGCGCACCATCTTCGAGTCGCTCGACATTGCCTGGGACCTGCTCCGCATCTTCCCCAAGGAGTCTCTTAACCGTATCAGCCCCAAGATTCTCGCAGAGTTCTACTCTCGCAAGGCAAAGGAGGTGTCCGACAAGTCggccgccaagaagcccGAGGAGAACCTGATAGATGCTTAG
- the SEC13 gene encoding Protein transport protein SEC13, with protein MSATQASKAVPVETQHEDMIVSDGTVNRRTDRQHDAQLDYYGKRLATASSDKTVRIFNVVKGEAKGDPIVLKGHTAPVWQVSWAHPSFGSILASCSYDGRVFIWKEVGPGHGKGSGGEIQDGWERIKEHTLHSASVNSIAWAPYDLGPILACASSDGKISVLSFQNDGSTDAVIFPAHGSGANAVSWAPSVLSAPGQKGAATSGQVESQKRIVSGGSDNAIRVWGYDEAAKKWSEEEEIKGHENWVRDVSWAPNIGLPGMYIASASQDRTVLIHTRSSPTSPWQSTPLKPQAPQSDDPHFPDAVWRVSWSIAGNILAVSCGDGKVSLWKEGVGKGWECVSDFSS; from the exons ATG tcGGCGACACAAGCGTCCAAGGCCGTGCCGGTCGAGACGCAACATGAGGACATGATCGTGAGTGACGGCACCGTGAACCGCCGTACTGACCGCCAGCACGATGCCCAGCTCGACTACTACGGCAAGCGCCTGGCCACTGCGTCGTCCGACAAGACGGTGCGCATCTTCAACGTGGTCAAGGGCGAGGCTAAGGGCGACCCGATCGTGCTCAAGGG CCACACTGCGCCCGTCTGGCAGGTGTCCTGGGCGCACCCCTCGTTCGGATCCATCCTCGCCTCGTGCTCGTACGACGGCCGCGTCTTCATCTGGAAGGAGGTCGGCCCCGGGCACGGCAAGGGCTCTGGCGGCGAGATCCAGGACGGCTGGGAGCGGATCAAGGAGCACACGCTGCACTCGGcgagtg TCAACTCGATCGCCTGGGCGCCTTATGACCTCGGACCGATCctcgcctgcgcctcgagcgacgGCAAGATCTCCGTCCTTAGCTTCCAGA ACGACGGATCCACCGACGCTGTCATCTTCCCCGCTCACGGCTCgggcgccaacgccgtcTCGTGGGCACCATCAGTTCTGAGCGCACCTGGACAGAAGGGTGCCGCCACGTCCGGACAGGTCGAGTCGCAGAAGCGCATCGTCTCCGGCGGTTCGGACAACGCCATCCGCGTCTGGGGCTACGACGAGGCTGCCAAGAAGTGGtcagaggaggaggagatcaAGGGCCACGAGAACTGGGTCCGCGACGTCTCGTGGGCACCAAACATCGGCCTTCCTGGCATGTACATTGCGTCTGCGTCGCAG GACCGCACCGTCCTCATCCACACCCGCTCCTCACCCACGTCGCCCTGGCAGTCGACGCCTCTCAAGCCCCAGGCACCCCAGTCCGACGACCCACACTTCCCCGACGCCGTCTGGCGCGTCTCCTGGTCCATTGCTGGCAACATTCTGGCCGTGTCGTGCGGTGACGGCAAGGTCAGCTTGTGGAAGGAGGGCGTTGGAAAGGGTTGGGAGTGCGTGAGCGACTTTTCGAGCTAG